In a genomic window of Anomalospiza imberbis isolate Cuckoo-Finch-1a 21T00152 chromosome 5, ASM3175350v1, whole genome shotgun sequence:
- the PLXNA4 gene encoding plexin-A4 isoform X4: MSPAMWKWTCLVSHLLLSTTVSPLGRQQPPHPKRPFITFTGEQAEGNFNHLVVDERTGHIYLGAVNRIYKLSSDLKVLVTHETGPDDDNPKCYPPRIVQTCNEPLTPTNNINKMLLIDYKENRLIACGSLYQGICKLLRLDDLFKLGEPFHKKEHYLSGVNESGSVFGVIVSYSNMDDKLFIATAVDGKPEYFPTISSRKLTKNSEADGMFAYVFHDEFVASMIKIPSDTFTIIPDFDIYYIYGFSSGNFVYFLTLQPEMISPPGSTTKEQVYTSKLVRLCKEDTAFNSYVEVPIGCEKNGVEYRLLQAAYLSKAGAILARSLGVGPEDDILFTVFSKGQKRKMKSLDESALCIFVLKNINDRIKDRLQSCYRGEGTLDLAWLKVKDIPCSSALLTIDDNFCGLDMNAPLGVSSMVRGLPIFTEDGDRMTSVIAYVYKNHSLAFVGTKSGKLKKACHTLLLLLLQCSSSVKLQWNIVDGMKEEF; the protein is encoded by the exons ATGTCGCCGGCCATGTGGAAATGGACTTGCCTGGTTTCCCACCTCCTGCTGTCCACCACAGTGTCACCTCTTGGCAGACAGCAGCCACCCCATCCAAAGAGGCCCTTCATCACCTTCACTGGAGAACAAGCAGAGGGAAACTTCAACCACTTGGTGGTGGACGAAAGGACTGGGCACATTTACTTGGGGGCTGTCAACAGGATCTACAAACTCTCCAGTGACCTGAAGGTCCTGGTGACCCACGAGACTGGTCCTGATGATGACAATCCCAAGTGTTATCCACCCAGGATAGTCCAAACCTGCAATGAACCCTTGACGCCCACCAACAACATAAACAAAATGCTCCTCATAGACTACAAGGAGAATCGGTTGATAGCCTGTGGGAGTTTGTACCAGGGCATCTGCAAGCTCCTGAGGCTGGATGACCTCTTCAAGCTGGGAGAGCCCTTCCACAAGAAGGAGCATTACCTCTCTGGGGTGAACGAGAGTGGCTCTGTTTTTGGAGTCATTGTTTCTTACAGCAACATGGACGACAAGCTGTTCATTGCCACGGCCGTGGATGGCAAACCGGAGTATTTCCCCACCATCTCCAGCAGAAAGCTCACCAAGAACTCCGAGGCTGATGGGATGTTTGCATATGTCTTTCACGATGAGTTTGTGGCTTCTATGATCAAGATCCCCTCAGATACCTTTACCATCATCCCCGACTTCGATATCTACTACATCTACGGCTTCAGCAGTGGGAACTTTGTCTACTTCCTGACTCTGCAGCCTGAGATGATCTCCCCACCCGGCTCCACCACAAAGGAGCAGGTTTATACCTCCAAGCTGGTGCGGCTTTGTAAGGAGGACACGGCCTTTAACTCCTATGTGGAGGTGCCCATTGGCTGTGAGAAGAACGGGGTGGAATATCGATTGCTCCAGGCTGCCTACTTGTCGAAGGCTGGAGCCATCCTGGCCAGGTCGCTGGGCGTTGGCCCCGAGGATGATATCCTCTTCACAGTCTTCTCCAAGGGGCAGAAAAGGAAGATGAAGTCCTTGGATGAGTCTGCTCTTTGCATCTTTGTCCTGAAAAACATCAACGACCGCATCAAGGACCGGCTTCAGTCCTGCTACAGGGGAGAGGGGACGTTAGATCTGGCCTGGCTCAAGGTCAAGGACATTCCCTGTAGCAGTGCG CTGTTAACAATTGATGACAATTTCTGTGGCCTGGATATGAATGCCCCCTTGGGAGTATCATCCATGGTGCGAGGGCTCCCCATTTTCACCGAGGATGGGGACAGGATGACCTCAGTGATTGCCTACGTCTACAAGAACCACTCCCTGGCTTTTGTAGGCACCAAGAGTGGGAAGCTCAAGAAG GCGTGTCAcactctgctgcttctcctgctgcagtgCAGCTCCTCGGTCAAGCTGCAGTGGAATATTGTGGATGGGATGAAAGAGGAGTTCTGA
- the PLXNA4 gene encoding plexin-A4 isoform X2, translated as MSPAMWKWTCLVSHLLLSTTVSPLGRQQPPHPKRPFITFTGEQAEGNFNHLVVDERTGHIYLGAVNRIYKLSSDLKVLVTHETGPDDDNPKCYPPRIVQTCNEPLTPTNNINKMLLIDYKENRLIACGSLYQGICKLLRLDDLFKLGEPFHKKEHYLSGVNESGSVFGVIVSYSNMDDKLFIATAVDGKPEYFPTISSRKLTKNSEADGMFAYVFHDEFVASMIKIPSDTFTIIPDFDIYYIYGFSSGNFVYFLTLQPEMISPPGSTTKEQVYTSKLVRLCKEDTAFNSYVEVPIGCEKNGVEYRLLQAAYLSKAGAILARSLGVGPEDDILFTVFSKGQKRKMKSLDESALCIFVLKNINDRIKDRLQSCYRGEGTLDLAWLKVKDIPCSSALLTIDDNFCGLDMNAPLGVSSMVRGLPIFTEDGDRMTSVIAYVYKNHSLAFVGTKSGKLKKIRVDGTTKNTLEYEIVQVVDTGPILRDMAFSVDHEHLYIMSEKQVL; from the exons ATGTCGCCGGCCATGTGGAAATGGACTTGCCTGGTTTCCCACCTCCTGCTGTCCACCACAGTGTCACCTCTTGGCAGACAGCAGCCACCCCATCCAAAGAGGCCCTTCATCACCTTCACTGGAGAACAAGCAGAGGGAAACTTCAACCACTTGGTGGTGGACGAAAGGACTGGGCACATTTACTTGGGGGCTGTCAACAGGATCTACAAACTCTCCAGTGACCTGAAGGTCCTGGTGACCCACGAGACTGGTCCTGATGATGACAATCCCAAGTGTTATCCACCCAGGATAGTCCAAACCTGCAATGAACCCTTGACGCCCACCAACAACATAAACAAAATGCTCCTCATAGACTACAAGGAGAATCGGTTGATAGCCTGTGGGAGTTTGTACCAGGGCATCTGCAAGCTCCTGAGGCTGGATGACCTCTTCAAGCTGGGAGAGCCCTTCCACAAGAAGGAGCATTACCTCTCTGGGGTGAACGAGAGTGGCTCTGTTTTTGGAGTCATTGTTTCTTACAGCAACATGGACGACAAGCTGTTCATTGCCACGGCCGTGGATGGCAAACCGGAGTATTTCCCCACCATCTCCAGCAGAAAGCTCACCAAGAACTCCGAGGCTGATGGGATGTTTGCATATGTCTTTCACGATGAGTTTGTGGCTTCTATGATCAAGATCCCCTCAGATACCTTTACCATCATCCCCGACTTCGATATCTACTACATCTACGGCTTCAGCAGTGGGAACTTTGTCTACTTCCTGACTCTGCAGCCTGAGATGATCTCCCCACCCGGCTCCACCACAAAGGAGCAGGTTTATACCTCCAAGCTGGTGCGGCTTTGTAAGGAGGACACGGCCTTTAACTCCTATGTGGAGGTGCCCATTGGCTGTGAGAAGAACGGGGTGGAATATCGATTGCTCCAGGCTGCCTACTTGTCGAAGGCTGGAGCCATCCTGGCCAGGTCGCTGGGCGTTGGCCCCGAGGATGATATCCTCTTCACAGTCTTCTCCAAGGGGCAGAAAAGGAAGATGAAGTCCTTGGATGAGTCTGCTCTTTGCATCTTTGTCCTGAAAAACATCAACGACCGCATCAAGGACCGGCTTCAGTCCTGCTACAGGGGAGAGGGGACGTTAGATCTGGCCTGGCTCAAGGTCAAGGACATTCCCTGTAGCAGTGCG CTGTTAACAATTGATGACAATTTCTGTGGCCTGGATATGAATGCCCCCTTGGGAGTATCATCCATGGTGCGAGGGCTCCCCATTTTCACCGAGGATGGGGACAGGATGACCTCAGTGATTGCCTACGTCTACAAGAACCACTCCCTGGCTTTTGTAGGCACCAAGAGTGGGAAGCTCAAGAAG
- the PLXNA4 gene encoding plexin-A4 isoform X3, with product MSPAMWKWTCLVSHLLLSTTVSPLGRQQPPHPKRPFITFTGEQAEGNFNHLVVDERTGHIYLGAVNRIYKLSSDLKVLVTHETGPDDDNPKCYPPRIVQTCNEPLTPTNNINKMLLIDYKENRLIACGSLYQGICKLLRLDDLFKLGEPFHKKEHYLSGVNESGSVFGVIVSYSNMDDKLFIATAVDGKPEYFPTISSRKLTKNSEADGMFAYVFHDEFVASMIKIPSDTFTIIPDFDIYYIYGFSSGNFVYFLTLQPEMISPPGSTTKEQVYTSKLVRLCKEDTAFNSYVEVPIGCEKNGVEYRLLQAAYLSKAGAILARSLGVGPEDDILFTVFSKGQKRKMKSLDESALCIFVLKNINDRIKDRLQSCYRGEGTLDLAWLKVKDIPCSSALLTIDDNFCGLDMNAPLGVSSMVRGLPIFTEDGDRMTSVIAYVYKNHSLAFVGTKSGKLKKPEHQPHGVREVTTLLLPLPWTSAPLEDAKSDHVLPITRRQRPE from the exons ATGTCGCCGGCCATGTGGAAATGGACTTGCCTGGTTTCCCACCTCCTGCTGTCCACCACAGTGTCACCTCTTGGCAGACAGCAGCCACCCCATCCAAAGAGGCCCTTCATCACCTTCACTGGAGAACAAGCAGAGGGAAACTTCAACCACTTGGTGGTGGACGAAAGGACTGGGCACATTTACTTGGGGGCTGTCAACAGGATCTACAAACTCTCCAGTGACCTGAAGGTCCTGGTGACCCACGAGACTGGTCCTGATGATGACAATCCCAAGTGTTATCCACCCAGGATAGTCCAAACCTGCAATGAACCCTTGACGCCCACCAACAACATAAACAAAATGCTCCTCATAGACTACAAGGAGAATCGGTTGATAGCCTGTGGGAGTTTGTACCAGGGCATCTGCAAGCTCCTGAGGCTGGATGACCTCTTCAAGCTGGGAGAGCCCTTCCACAAGAAGGAGCATTACCTCTCTGGGGTGAACGAGAGTGGCTCTGTTTTTGGAGTCATTGTTTCTTACAGCAACATGGACGACAAGCTGTTCATTGCCACGGCCGTGGATGGCAAACCGGAGTATTTCCCCACCATCTCCAGCAGAAAGCTCACCAAGAACTCCGAGGCTGATGGGATGTTTGCATATGTCTTTCACGATGAGTTTGTGGCTTCTATGATCAAGATCCCCTCAGATACCTTTACCATCATCCCCGACTTCGATATCTACTACATCTACGGCTTCAGCAGTGGGAACTTTGTCTACTTCCTGACTCTGCAGCCTGAGATGATCTCCCCACCCGGCTCCACCACAAAGGAGCAGGTTTATACCTCCAAGCTGGTGCGGCTTTGTAAGGAGGACACGGCCTTTAACTCCTATGTGGAGGTGCCCATTGGCTGTGAGAAGAACGGGGTGGAATATCGATTGCTCCAGGCTGCCTACTTGTCGAAGGCTGGAGCCATCCTGGCCAGGTCGCTGGGCGTTGGCCCCGAGGATGATATCCTCTTCACAGTCTTCTCCAAGGGGCAGAAAAGGAAGATGAAGTCCTTGGATGAGTCTGCTCTTTGCATCTTTGTCCTGAAAAACATCAACGACCGCATCAAGGACCGGCTTCAGTCCTGCTACAGGGGAGAGGGGACGTTAGATCTGGCCTGGCTCAAGGTCAAGGACATTCCCTGTAGCAGTGCG CTGTTAACAATTGATGACAATTTCTGTGGCCTGGATATGAATGCCCCCTTGGGAGTATCATCCATGGTGCGAGGGCTCCCCATTTTCACCGAGGATGGGGACAGGATGACCTCAGTGATTGCCTACGTCTACAAGAACCACTCCCTGGCTTTTGTAGGCACCAAGAGTGGGAAGCTCAAGAAG